A DNA window from Daucus carota subsp. sativus chromosome 3, DH1 v3.0, whole genome shotgun sequence contains the following coding sequences:
- the LOC135151648 gene encoding uncharacterized protein LOC135151648 — MDQPPSPRRNPSRSTDMVLDEKDSARSTESELAGRKRVVRTGDPYYEAAVKRRSGGTALDEFLHKRMLSTMPSNVNTRNNANTNADKVFTERQPLRSLDINAPALNIPLSTQQHVPGFNQTQPCVTQNSLSGSVGQYAPAHYNQPKENVVKSSGHENTQLYIDGCGNSEAPRRRGRGPAVSKLYSHMLAVDAPVVSKKDSVKKDVSKPRRRGPGVNKIINSQESVIDLNKAPKAAKKPRTRGLGIEKLLAQRFGNEDGNKTDDINTPCTQGATHKSPTTADCRTPGSTVTYQTSVPHLHSTNRHAPHNTSENSSSTFASSYVLSRLHESESSRPFRPSSGASTSGVKDLSRDFDDAADDTEHDNLYDEGEDATEDSNPDMWQGYANLGPPNAICRQCNGIMWDMERNNKSNPNAAPTFSLCCKSGQVVLPPEKHAPEPLASLLYGGPKSTHFRKNIRVYNCMFAMCSSGGKIDHKINRGGAPFCFKIRGQNLHFIGSLIPDEGEKPKFCQLYIYDTDNEQSNRIGAVGAKVDDVDLDIVDSLTRMLDENNKLVSYFRTAQRRFKSNEQEDFKLVLISSQAENGRPNIIGPSNEVAGLIVNATADTAGCRDTVCQTNQGYLKRVFETDAYFMQLQFPLLFPQGDDGYHTEIPLKNCKKRRPEPADNDETEGDRKFREHVTMKEYYSYKLMIRTNEGLTPHLGGRLWQQYVVDAFTAMEQYRLDWISRNQTTIRSDLYNSVRDAVRRGDNDPSHVGKCVILPASFTGSKRYMSQYFKDSLALCRSIGHPSLFLTMTTNSKWPEITEMMKHLPGVNVADAPDVVARVFKMKLDQLIDLIKKKHFFGRCIGLMHVIEFQKRGLPHAHMLVWLDDKDKPKTAEQIDKLVSAEIPDEESDPICYQAVKNYMIHGPCGKDTSYSPCMVNDKCGRHFPKRFNGVTCFDECGFPNYRRRDTGKTVKRKGVLLNNRFVVPYNRELLLRFQCHINLEICNNSRSLKYLFKYCLKGHDTATMLLKRKNDKSSAVDCQERKGKIFDEVRHYLDGRYVSASEAAWRILGFGIHSRWPSVDRLPIHLPDSKYVSFKTGESLQNVCHRADSKRSKLEAWFLANKLLPDAKNYTYNEFPSYFTWLPKECKWKYRQRGDVVGRLSEVHATAGDLLYLRMLLMRKKGCLGFEDIRTVDGVVYDTFKEACGAMGLLQDDNQWHEALSENSHSAFPHQLREMFVNILAHNTVADPLLLWTRHWKCMSEDILRKQRSTTGINDLELPEVDIHNYTLAEIEKLFNDIGKSLKDFPDLPFPTDNYRNADLNRLIIEETSYNVREMKEVHDANYQKLNSGQRCVYNSVIDSVLAKKGGLFFVHGSGGCGKTFLWQTVIAYLRSERRIVIPVASSGIAATLLPGGRTAHSRFHIPIKLDQYSCAGIKHGTDLAELIKLTDLIIWDEAPMQHRYAFECVDRTLRDIMSAVDPERAKKPFGGITVVFGGDFRQILPVIPKASRAEIIAAALNKSKLWDHCQVFLLFQNMRLHAGNSPEHNQMIKEFSEWQLQIGDGKVDPIRIKEHISEVLFKLPEQHVVHSHDTPVQDLIEIIYPSFSENMFSRHYLSSRAILTPTNAVVDDINSAILDKLPGDVHTYFSQDSLEDKGPEENEFDESFPVEYLNSLNMPCIPKHELKIKIGTPVMLMRNLNQINGLCNGTRMIVTGCKKNSIECEIMCGSHIGTKHLIPRIEMIPTETPWPFDFKRTQFPLQICFAMTINKSQGQSLDKVGIFLPRPVFCHGQLYVAVSRVTSASGLHILVVNDEGKTTDITSNVVFQEVFYNIPSVDAG, encoded by the exons ATGGACCAGCCACCATCTCCACGCAGAAATCCTTCCCGATCGACAG ATATGGTGCTCGACGAAAAAGACTCGGCACGTTCTACAGAAAGTGAATTGGCAG GACGCAAGCGAGTAGTTCGGACGGGTGATCCATACTACGAGGCAG CCGTTAAACGTCGCAGCGGTGGAACAGCACTCGATGAATTCTTGCACAAGAGGATGCTTTCAACGATGCCTTCAAATGTCAACACAAGGAACAATGCTAATACAAATGCTG ATAAAGTTTTTACCGAAAGGCAACCTCTCCGATCTCTTGACATCAATGCGCCTGCTCTGAACATCCCTTTGTCAACTCAGCAGCACGTCCCGGGGTTCAATCAAACGCAGCCATGTGTCACACAAAACTCTTTATCTGGAA GTGTCGGCCAGTATGCTCCTGCTCATTATAATCAACCAAAAGAAAATGTTGTCAAAAGTAGTGGCCATGAGAAcacacaattatatattgatggatGTGGTAATTCTGAGG CTCCCAGACGTAGAGGAAGAGGTCCTGCAGTTTCAAAGTTGTATTCGCACATGCTTGCTGTTGATGCTCCAGTTGTATCAAAAAAAGACTCAGTAAAAAAGGATG TTTCAAAGCCGCGACGTCGTGGTCCAGGggttaacaaaataataaattcccAAGAATCAGTGATTGATCTTAACAAAGCGCCGAAGGCTG CAAAGAAACCAAGAACCAGAGGTCTAGGAATTGAAAAATTATTGGCGCAGAGGTTTGGTAATGAAGATGGCAATAAAACAG ATGACATTAATACACCATGCACACAGGGAGCTACTCACAAGTCTCCAACTACTGCCG ATTGCAGGACTCCCGGTAGCACTGTAACCTACCAGACAAGTGTTCCTCACTTGCACAGCACAAACAGGCATGCTCCTCACAACACGTCTGAGAATTCAAGTTCTACTTTCGCATCGTCTTATGTGTTGTCCCGGCTACACGAATCAG AGTCTAGCAGACCTTTCCGGCCAAGTAGTGGCGCGTCTACGTCTGGTGTTAAGGATCTCTCCCGGGATTTTGACGATGCAGCTGATGATACAGAGCATGATAATCTGTATGATGAAG GTGAGGATGCGACTGAGGATTCTAATCCTGATATGTGGCAAGGCTATGCCAACCTCGGTCCTCCAAATGCTATTTGCCGACAATGTAACGGAATAATGTGGGATATGGAGCGCAACAATAAATCAAATCCGAATGCAGCTCCAACTTTCTCTTTGTGTTGTAAGAGTGGCCAAGTTGTTCTCCCCCCTGAGAAGCATGCTCCAGAGCCTCTAGCTTCTTTACTCTATGGAGGTCCCAAATCAACTCATTTTCGTAAGAACATCCGGGTGTATAATTGTATGTTTGCAATGTGTTCAAGTGGTGGGAAAATAGACCATAAAATAAATAGAGGTGGAGCGCCGTTCTGTTTCAAGATCAGAGGACAGAATCTTCATTTTATTGGAAGCCTCATTCCTGATGAAGGGGAAAAACCAAAGTTTTGTCAGCTATACATTTATGACACTGATAATGAGCAATCTAACAGGATTGGTGCTGTTGGAGCAAAGGTCGATGATGTTGATCTAGACATAGTTGACAGTCTCACACGGATGCTTGACGAAAATAATAAGCTGGTTAGTTATTTTCGCACTGCCCAGAGGAGATTCAAAAGTAATGAACAAGAAGACTTCAAACTGGTACTTATATCATCACAGGCAGAAAATGGTCGTCCGAACATTATAGGTCCATCCAATGAGGTTGCAGGTTTGATTGTTAATGCTACTGCAGACACGGCTGGATGTAGAGACACTGTATGCCAAACCAACCAAGGATATCTAAAGCGGGTATTCGAAACAGATGCTTATTTTATGCAGCTTCAATTTCCCCTTTTATTTCCACAAGGAGATGATGGATACCACACTGAAATTCCATTGAAAAATTGCAAGAAAAGAAGACCAGAACCAGCTGATAATGATGAGACAGAAGGTGATCGAAAGTTCAGAGAGCATGTTACAATGAAAGAGTATTATTCCTATAAATTGATGATACGGACAAATGAAG GATTGACTCCGCATCTTGGTGGAAGGTTGTGGCAACAATATGTGGTTGATGCTTTTACAGCCATGGAGCAGTATAGACTGGATTGGATATCTCGAAACCAAACCACTATTCGTTCTGACCTCTACAACTCTGTACGTGATGCAGTGCGTAGGGGAGATAATGATCCTTCACATGTTGGAAAATGTGTGATACTTCCGGCATCTTTTACAGGTTCCAAGCGGTATATGTCTCAGTATTTTAAAGATTCGCTTGCACTGTGTCGCAGTATTGGCCATCCATCTCTTTTCTTAACAATGACAACAAATTCAAAATGGCCTGAGATTACAGaaatgatgaagcacttgcctGGAGTAAATGTTGCAGATGCTCCAGATGTTGTTGCACGTGTATTTAAAATGAAACTTGACCAGCTAATCGACCTCATAAAAAAGAAGCATTTCTTTGGCCGTTGTATTGGGT TGATGCATGTAATTGAATTCCAGAAGCGTGGGTTGCCACATGCTCATATGTTGGTATGGCTAGACGACAAAGACAAGCCTAAGACGGCTGAACAGATTGACAAATTAGTGAGTGCAGAAATTCCAGATGAAGAGTCAGATCCTATTTGTTATCAGGcagtgaaaaattatatgattcatGGTCCGTGTGGGAAAGACACTTCTTACTCCCCATGCATGGTTAATGATAAATGTGGACGTCACTTCCCAAAAAG GTTTAATGGAGTAACATGTTTCGATGAATGTGGGTTTCCTAATTATCGGCGTCGAGACACAGGCAAGACAGTTAAGAGGAAGGGTGTGCTTCTCAACAATAGGTTTGTTGTCCCGTATAATAGGGAACTACTGCTTCGTTTCCAATGCCATATAAACTTAGAGATATGCAATAATTCCCGCTCCTTGAAGTACCTGTTCAAATATTGTCTCAAAGGACATGATACTGCTACCATGCTTCTAAAGCGAAAAAATGATAAATCAAGTGCAGTTGATTGTCAAGAACGAAAAGGAAAGATTTTTGATGAGGTTAGGCATTATCTTGATGGGCGTTACGTTTCAGCTTCTGAAGCAGCTTGGAGAATTTTAGGCTTTGGCATTCATTCTCGATGGCCATCTGTTGACCGATTACCCATCCATTTGCCAGATAGCAAGTATGTTAGCTTCAAAACAGGAGAATCTTTGCAGAATGTTTGTCATCGTGCTGATTCTAAAAGATCCAAACTGGAAGCTTGGTTCTTAGCAAACAAACTACTGCCGGATGCTAAAAACTACACGTATAATGAATTTCCGAGTTATTTTACATGGCTTCCCAAAGAGTGCAAGTGGAAGTATAGACAGAGGGGTGATGTAGTTGGGAGGCTGTCGGAGGTTCATGCTACAGCCGGTGATTTGCTCTATCTCAGAATGTTGCTGATGCGGAAAAAGGGCTGTTTAGGATTTGAGGACATACGGACGGTCGATGGTGTTGTGTATGACACTTTTAAGGAGGCATGTGGTGCTATGGGTCTTTTACAAGACGACAACCAGTGGCATGAGGCATTGTCCGAAAACTCTCACTCAGCCTTCCCTCATCAATTACGTGAAATGTTTGTGAATATTTTGGCACATAATACTGTTGCTGATCCACTTTTATTATGGACTCGACACTGGAAATGTATGTCGGAAGATATTCTGAGGAAGCAAAGGAGCACAACTGGTATCAATGATCTTGAACTACCCGAAGTTGACATACATAATTACACTCTAGCAG AAATTGAAAAATTGTTTAATGATATTGGAAAGAGTTTGAAAGACTTCCCAGACCTGCCTTTCCCAACAGATAACTACAGAAATGCTGATTTGAATAGGCTTATCATAGAGGAGACATCATACAATGTTAGAGAGATGAAGGAGGTTCACGATGCTAACTACCAGAAGTTAAATTCAGGCCAGAGGTGTGTATATAATTCAGTCATTGATTCTGTGCTCGCAAAGAAGGGTGGATTATTCTTTGTACACGGAAGTGGTGGATGCGGCAAGACTTTTctttggcaaacagtgatagctTACCTTCGTTCAGAACGTCGAATTGTAATCCCTGTTGCTTCTTCAGGGATTGCAGCGACACTGCTCCCAGGTGGGAGGACTGCACACTCTCGCTTCCATATACCTATAAAGCTTGATCAATACTCCTGTGCTGGCATTAAACATGGTACTGACCTTGCTGAATTAATCAAACTCACCGATTTGATTATTTGGGATGAGGCGCCTATGCAACACCGCTATGCTTTTGAGTGTGTTGATCGTACTTTACGGGACATTATGTCTGCCGTTGATCCTGAAAGAGCCAAAAAACCATTTGGTGGAATAACTGTAGTGTTTGGTGGGGATTTCCGTCAGATTTTGCCTGTTATTCCAAAAGCTTCGAGAGCAGAAATCATTGCAGCAGCTTTGAATAAATCTAAACTATGGGATCACTGCCAGGTGTTCCTTCTATTTCAGAACATGCGATTGCATGCTGGGAATAGTCCTGAGCATAACCAGATGATAAAAGAATTTAGTGAATGGCAGCTCCAGATTGGCGATGGAAAAGTAGATCCAATTCGAATAAAGGAACACATTTCCGAGGTGTTATTCAAATTACCTGAGCAACACGTTGTCCACTCACATGACACACCTGTTCAAGATTTGATTGAAATTATATATCCGTCCTTCTCTGAAAACATGTTTTCTCGGCACTACCTTAGTTCTCGCGCCATTCTCACTCCTACAAATGCTGTGGTAGATGACATCAATTCTGCCATTCTTGATAAGTTGCCAGGGGATGTACACACATATTTTAGTCAGGACTCCTTGGAGGATAAAGGCCCGGAGGAAAATGAGTTTGATGAATCATTCCCGGTGGAATATTTGAACTCTCTGAACATGCCATGTATTCCTAAACATGAGCTCAAAATCAAGATAGGAACTCCAGTGATGCTGATGAGAAATCTGAACCAAATTAATGGGCTATGCAATGGTACTCGGATGATTGTCACGGGTTGTAAGAAGAACAGCATTGaatgtgaaataatgtgtggtTCACACATTGGTACTAAGCATCTAATACCACGTATTGAGATGATACCTACCGAGACACCATGGCCATTTGATTTCAAGAGAACTCAATTTCCTCTTCAGATATGTTTTGCTATGACCATAAACAAAAGCCAAGGACAGTCACTTGATAAAGTAGGGATTTTCTTACCAAGACCAGTATTTTGTCATGGACAGTTATATGTTGCAGTTTCTAGAGTTACTTCTGCTTCTGGACTTCATATTCTGGTGGTTAATGACGAAGGCAAGACTACTGATATTACCTCAAATGTTGTTTTTCAGGAGGTTTTTTACAACATACCAAGTGTAGATGCAGGTTAA
- the LOC135146753 gene encoding uncharacterized protein LOC135146753 isoform X1, translated as MQGRMFDHIQNLEKSRTNWKIKARLTRFWPTFAPETSTIKGYNLILLDDDNSHVHAYVYPDNWRAIGKEVAEGKVYVVENFQVRDTIGKLKPVSTKLCLRLLNSTTIKEVEDDVMIPKHKFEFMDMGDLLEECDRLSENQNPEFAYDVIGAVEEFDKVKRVPTRYGERDQTRFIFTDGRLKFKVTLWGDFASSVSESFKPDLEKPVIGVLTSAKLSTFREEHQIGALPSTKIYFNLPIDSVAEYRERLREEGYKPGKVYADSTSNASTRIVIEKTSFKQMIEDPGNFRYKRTVMIKFVITKVEEEDNWWFNSCVSCQAEVEKIDKKFKCHECNRSFGYCEKRFRIFVLADDSTLLTNVILLDRVVKRLAGTTVANLLTQIKQDNSVTVASAIFGSIIGKEVIVLLQLTDANVAGDSNLYNVVDLCDSAMYEGAMVLASPTQATSSFSMEGDSVVPGIELFETPGSSHSATKKIKVEDTPA; from the exons ATGCAGGGAAGGATGTTTGATCACATTCAGAATCTCGAGAAGTCACGCACTAACTGGAAAATCAAAGCAAGGCTCACACGCTTTTGGCCAACATTTGCTCCAGAAACATCAACCATCAAGGGATACAATTTGATTCTCCTCGACGATGAT AATTCTCATGTGCATGCATATGTTTACCCCGATAACTGGCGAGCTATTGGCAAAGAGGTCGCTGAAGGGAAGGTTTATGTTGTTGAGAACTTTCAGGTCAGAGATACTATTGGGAAATTAAAACCTGTCTCAACAAAGCTTTGCCTTCGACTTCTTAATAGTACTACCATTAAGGAAGTGGAGGACGATGTTATGATCCCAAAGCATAAGTTTGAATTTATGGACATGGGAGACTTGCTTGAGGAGTGTGACCGTTTGTCGGAGAATCAGAATCCGGAATTTGCTTATG ATGTCATTGGTGCTGTGGAGGAGTTCGACAAGGTAAAGCGAGTTCCGACAAGATATGGGGAGAGAGACCAAACCCGGTTCATATTTACGGATGGCCG TTTAAAATTCAAAGTAACGCTTTGGGGTGACTTTGCTAGCTCGGTTAGTGAAAGTTTTAAGCCAGATCTTGAGAAACCTGTGATAGGCGTGCTCACGAGTGCGAAATTGTCAACTTTTAGGG AGGAACATCAAATTGGAGCCTTGCCGTCGACAAAGATTTACTTTAACCTCCCAATTGATTCAGTTGCTGAATATCGTGAAAG ATTGCGGGAAGAAGGTTATAAACCAGGAAAAGTATATGCTGATTCCACATCTAATGCTTCCACAAGGATTGTTATTGAGAAGACGTCCTTCAAGCAGATGATTGAAGATCCCGGAAATTTTCGGTACAAG AGGACTGTAATGATCAAGTTTGTCATTACCAAAGTTGAGGAAGAGGATAACTGGTGGTTCAATAGCTGTGTTTCCTGCCAGGCTGAGGTTGAAAAAATAGACAAAAAATTCAAGTGTCACGAGTGTAACCGCAGTTTTGGATACTGTGAGAAAAG GTTTCGCATTTTTGTTCTGGCTGACGACAGCACGTTACTGACAAATGTAATTCTTCTTGACCGAGTTGTTAAGCGTTTGGCTGGCACTACTGTAGCTAATCTCCTAACTCAGATTAAACAG GATAACTCTGTCACTGTTGCATCTGCTATCTTTGGTAGCATTATCGGAAAAGAGGTCATTGTTCTGCTGCAGTTAACAGATGCTAATGTGGCCGGAGATAGTAATCTCTACAATGTAGTAGATTTGTGTGATTCTGCAATGTACGAAGGTGCAATGGTTTTGGCATCACCAACTCAGGCTACCAGTTCATTTTCTATGGAGGGTGACTCT GTTGTTCCTGGCATTGAGCTTTTTGAAACTCCAGGTTCATCTCATTCAGCCACAAAGAAAATCAAAGTG GAGGATACCCCAGCATGA
- the LOC135146753 gene encoding uncharacterized protein LOC135146753 isoform X2 gives MQGRMFDHIQNLEKSRTNWKIKARLTRFWPTFAPETSTIKGYNLILLDDDNSHVHAYVYPDNWRAIGKEVAEGKVYVVENFQVRDTIGKLKPVSTKLCLRLLNSTTIKEVEDDVMIPKHKFEFMDMGDLLEECDRLSENQNPEFAYDVIGAVEEFDKVKRVPTRYGERDQTRFIFTDGRLREEGYKPGKVYADSTSNASTRIVIEKTSFKQMIEDPGNFRYKRTVMIKFVITKVEEEDNWWFNSCVSCQAEVEKIDKKFKCHECNRSFGYCEKRFRIFVLADDSTLLTNVILLDRVVKRLAGTTVANLLTQIKQDNSVTVASAIFGSIIGKEVIVLLQLTDANVAGDSNLYNVVDLCDSAMYEGAMVLASPTQATSSFSMEGDSVVPGIELFETPGSSHSATKKIKVEDTPA, from the exons ATGCAGGGAAGGATGTTTGATCACATTCAGAATCTCGAGAAGTCACGCACTAACTGGAAAATCAAAGCAAGGCTCACACGCTTTTGGCCAACATTTGCTCCAGAAACATCAACCATCAAGGGATACAATTTGATTCTCCTCGACGATGAT AATTCTCATGTGCATGCATATGTTTACCCCGATAACTGGCGAGCTATTGGCAAAGAGGTCGCTGAAGGGAAGGTTTATGTTGTTGAGAACTTTCAGGTCAGAGATACTATTGGGAAATTAAAACCTGTCTCAACAAAGCTTTGCCTTCGACTTCTTAATAGTACTACCATTAAGGAAGTGGAGGACGATGTTATGATCCCAAAGCATAAGTTTGAATTTATGGACATGGGAGACTTGCTTGAGGAGTGTGACCGTTTGTCGGAGAATCAGAATCCGGAATTTGCTTATG ATGTCATTGGTGCTGTGGAGGAGTTCGACAAGGTAAAGCGAGTTCCGACAAGATATGGGGAGAGAGACCAAACCCGGTTCATATTTACGGATGGCCG ATTGCGGGAAGAAGGTTATAAACCAGGAAAAGTATATGCTGATTCCACATCTAATGCTTCCACAAGGATTGTTATTGAGAAGACGTCCTTCAAGCAGATGATTGAAGATCCCGGAAATTTTCGGTACAAG AGGACTGTAATGATCAAGTTTGTCATTACCAAAGTTGAGGAAGAGGATAACTGGTGGTTCAATAGCTGTGTTTCCTGCCAGGCTGAGGTTGAAAAAATAGACAAAAAATTCAAGTGTCACGAGTGTAACCGCAGTTTTGGATACTGTGAGAAAAG GTTTCGCATTTTTGTTCTGGCTGACGACAGCACGTTACTGACAAATGTAATTCTTCTTGACCGAGTTGTTAAGCGTTTGGCTGGCACTACTGTAGCTAATCTCCTAACTCAGATTAAACAG GATAACTCTGTCACTGTTGCATCTGCTATCTTTGGTAGCATTATCGGAAAAGAGGTCATTGTTCTGCTGCAGTTAACAGATGCTAATGTGGCCGGAGATAGTAATCTCTACAATGTAGTAGATTTGTGTGATTCTGCAATGTACGAAGGTGCAATGGTTTTGGCATCACCAACTCAGGCTACCAGTTCATTTTCTATGGAGGGTGACTCT GTTGTTCCTGGCATTGAGCTTTTTGAAACTCCAGGTTCATCTCATTCAGCCACAAAGAAAATCAAAGTG GAGGATACCCCAGCATGA